ATTGCGGCGGCAATGGCGAGAGCTGCAGCGAAAAAAGTGGCAGCGGAGGCCGCTGTGCCGATGGTGCACAGCGAAGAATCAGTAGTGGCTCCTGCACAAAATATCCCTGTGAGCAGCTTAGATAAGAGCGATCGCACCAAAGAAATCCTTGATAAGCGCCGTGAAGAAAGAGCTCGCATTGCCGCGATGAGCCCAGAAGAGCGCAGTGATTGGGAGGCCGCCAAGCAGGCAGAAATCGCCGAGGCTAAAGCCGCTGCGGCACTAAGAAAAGCAGAAAGCGTAGCACCTCTTGAAGAGTCAGCATCTTCACTTGATGAAGAAAAAGCAGCCAAAATTCGGGCTGCTATGGCCAAAAGAGATGCAGAAAAAGCCCGTCTTGCCGCCATGAGCCCAGAGGAAAAAGCGGCACTGGCCGCAGAGCGCCAAGCGCGTATTGATGCAGCGATGGCGGCAAAAGCCGCTAAGGCGGCGAAAGATGAATGATCTTGAGTCGATGCGAAAGCAATATCATTTACGCGCATCAGAGCAGGGTTTAAAGGCTTGGGATGTGCACCGCTTGATTAAGCTGAGCGCACAGTTTGCCGTAATCAGCCTGCCACTGGAGCAGATTGCTGAGTTAGATCAGAGTTACTGGTTTGACGAGGGTGGAGCCGTGCCAACTTGCCGCGCCATTAGCGAACACGCCAAATTAATTAATGAAACAGATCTGCGCTTCCCCATTATTTTGTCGCAAAACGGCAGGGTAATGGACGGCATGCACCGGGTGGCTAAAGCCTTGATGCAAGGCCAAACAGCGATACAGGCCGTGCAGTTTAGCCAAGACCCAGAGCCCGATTTTATCGGTATCGATGCGGATGATTTGCCTTATTAGGCGATGTGATACAGATTAAAACCCACGCCTTGAAACACGGAGTTTTACGGAGAAGAACATTTGTTCTCATTTTCTTCTTATGTTTTCTCTGTGTGTGGCTACAAATTTTAGGTTTTTTTTGCGTACCTGAGTTTCTACCTTTTTGGAATTAAATGAACACATCGCCCTTTTTTATTAAACCGACGCCTTTGCAAGTCGTCATGCTCAAAGTGGCGGCGGCTTTGTTGCCGGGGATTATTGCGCTGACTTGGGCGTTTGGCGTGGGGGTGTTGGTGCAGATTGCGCTGGCACTGCTAACGGCGCTGCTGGCGGAGGCGGCTTGCTTAAAGCTACGCAACTACCCGATCAAACCGTTTATTTTAGATGGCTCGGCTGCGGTAACCGCATTGCTGCTGGCCTTGTCTATGCCGCCGCTGGCTCCGTGGTGGGTGGTGGTGTTGGCTAGCTTGATTGCTATTTGCTTAGCCAAGCATTTATATGGCGGGCTGGGGCAGAATCCATTTAATCCAGCCATGGTGGGCTTTGCGGTGATGATTGTGTCTTTCCCAGCGCAAATGTCGCGCTGGGCTGCGCCTTTAGCGCTGGATATGCCGCATTTGGATAGTATCACTCAAGTGATCACGATTTTTAGCGGAGCAGTGCCAGCGGCTTTTGATGCCATGGCCTCGGCTACGCCGCTAGATACCATTAAAACGGGTTTAAAAGCGCATCAGGATTTGGCAGATGTAATGGGCGCACCGCTATTTGGCAATCTGGCTGGCGTGGGCAGTGAATGGGCAGCGGCGGGGTTCTTACTGGGGGGCTTATATTTACTGCGAGCAAAGCTCATTCCTTGGCAGATTCCAGTGGGATTCTTGGGTGCTTTTATGCTGACTGCTAGTGTGTTTTACGGCATAGATCCAGCTAATTATAGCCCGCCCTGGTTTCACCTCTTTAGCGGCGCGGCCATTTTGGGGGCATTTTTTATAGTTTCAGACCCCGTAACTGCACCGACCACGCCACGCGGCAGGCTGATCTTTGCCGCTTTAGCGGGGCTACTGACTTATATGATCCGAATGTTTGGGGCTTATCCTGATGGCGTGGCCTTT
This genomic interval from Iodobacter fluviatilis contains the following:
- a CDS encoding RnfABCDGE type electron transport complex subunit D, translating into MNTSPFFIKPTPLQVVMLKVAAALLPGIIALTWAFGVGVLVQIALALLTALLAEAACLKLRNYPIKPFILDGSAAVTALLLALSMPPLAPWWVVVLASLIAICLAKHLYGGLGQNPFNPAMVGFAVMIVSFPAQMSRWAAPLALDMPHLDSITQVITIFSGAVPAAFDAMASATPLDTIKTGLKAHQDLADVMGAPLFGNLAGVGSEWAAAGFLLGGLYLLRAKLIPWQIPVGFLGAFMLTASVFYGIDPANYSPPWFHLFSGAAILGAFFIVSDPVTAPTTPRGRLIFAALAGLLTYMIRMFGAYPDGVAFAVLIMNIATPFIDQYTQPPVFGRKAKT